One Leuconostoc mesenteroides subsp. mesenteroides ATCC 8293 genomic window, GCGATGAAACAACTCTATACAAGGAGGACACCATCAGCATAGAAGAGCCCCCTAAAGCCAAAGTTGTTATAGCTGATTTGCCAGTCGGGTATTATCCACTCCAGCCAAGTGACAAATTTATAACTCGTAATCAAAATGGGCGTTCCTTCGTTCATCACCTACTTATTGAAAAGTCATTGGATTTTGTTGCAGATGATGGATGGATATATCTACTTGTACCCGCAAATGTTTTGAACGGCGATGAAGCAAAAAAAGTATTACAATTTGTTACGTCACGGGCACAGCTAAAAGCATTTCTACAATTACCAAACGAATTTTTCCAAGAGGTGCGTGCAACAAAAGCTATTTTAGTGCTTAAAAAACAAAGGACTAAAAATAATGAAGTGCTCATGGGCCAATATCCTTCGCTCAAGGATCTAAAATCATTGCAAAATTTTTTGCAAGAAATCAAAGCGTGGGTTAAACTAGAGAATGAACAAAATTGATGTATTCGTGGCATTGTCACTTAGAATTTAGGTAAGGAAGAAAGACAGGTAAAAAGAATATCATGGCTAAAACAATGGCTGTTAACGCAGGTAGTTCATCACTAAAGTTTCAATTATTAGAGATGCCTGCAGAACAAGTAATTGCACAAGGTGTTATCGAACGCATTGGTATGGACGATGCAATAGTAACGATTAAATACGGTGCAGAAATCAATGCAGAGCGCTTGGTTGGCCATTCAGAAGATGACGAACATATTACTTTGTCCAAAGACGGCAAAGGTAAGAAGTACGAAAACGTTACTGCAATTAAAAACCACCAACAGGCCATTAACTTCATGTTGCAAAAGTTAACAGATCTGGGTATTATTAAGGACTTTAATGAAATTACTGGTGTCGGACATCGTGTTGTTGCTGGTGGTGAATGGTTTAATCATTCCGTGGTGGTAACAGATGAGGTGCTGGCTAAAATTGATCGTCTTGCAGATTATGCACCACTTCATAACCCAGCCAATGCTATGGGAATTCGTGCTTTCCAAAAGCTCCTCCCTGATGCATTGTCAGTGGCGGTTTTTGATACTTCTTTCCATCAAACAATGCCTGATGAAAACTTTCTTTATGCCTTGCCATATGAATACTACACGCGTTATGGCGCCCGCAAGTATGGTGCTCATGGTACATCGCACCGATATGTTGCATCGCGTGCAGCCGAGTTGCTCGGTAAAGATTTAAAAAGCTTGAAATTAATCACGCTGCATTTAGGTGCAGGTGCCTCAATTACGGCTATTAAGGATGGTAAGTCATTAGATACTTCTATGGGATTTTCTCCCTTAGCTGGTGTTGCTATGGCAACGCGTTCAGGGGATGTCGATGCTTCGCTTGTTTATTATATTCAAGAACGCGAAGGACTATCTAACGAAGAGATGTTAAATATATTGAACAAAAAGTCCGGTTTGCTTGGTATTTCGACAATTTCAAGTGATATGCGTGACTTGTTAGATGTCCAAGACACTAATGAGCATGCTGACATGGCGATTAGAATATTTATTAATCGTGTTGTTAAATATGTGGGACAGTATGTTGCGGAAATGGGAGACGTTGATGCTATCGTATTTACAGCAGGAATTGGTGAAAACTCAGTCCCAGTTCGTAAAATGATTATTGATAAATTAAACTACTTTGGTGTGAAATTAGATGAAGAAAAAAATAATGTTCGCGGCAAAGAAGTTGAAATATCTACGAATGACTCCAAGGTAAAAGCCTTGTTGATCCCAACCAATGAAGAACTAATGATTGCTAGAGATGTTGAATCTTTGAAAGCATAGTTAGATGTAGAGTATGTGGACGGCTAGTGGACAACACTAGCCGCTTTATTACGCTGTAAGAGGTGAGATGAGATATGCAGTCTAGAAAAGAAAGACATCAGCATGAGATCAAAAATGCTGAGGCGATTGAGAAAGGCCTCGATCCATTTGCTGATACAATGAATAGTGGGAATAAGGGTGGTAGCCCTAGAAAAAAACGTAAAAAGCCTAATCGTCTGATATTACTTTTGTTACTTTTAGTTATAGTGATAGGTCTGTTTTTCGGATTAAAAGTGTTATTGACAGATAATACAGCTGCATTAGATCCGAATGACACAACGTTTAAAACTGTGAAAATACCATCCGGATCTACACCCTCTCAGATGGCAAAAGCATTGCAAAAACAAAAAGTTATTAAAAGTTCTGAGGCCTTTTACAAATATTCATTAAAGCACGGTGCTGAAGATCTCCAAGCAGGAACTTATAAAATATCACCTTCTCAAACTGTTCAATTGATTTTTAAACAGTTGACGATGGGGCCTAATGCCGGCCCACAATTGGGCAAAGGATATGTTTTGGTAGCAACAGGTCAAGATCAAGCGGCTATTGCCAAAAACGTTGCCAGTGAGACTAAATTGTCACAAGATAAAGTGAATAAGGCATTTGGTGATAAATCTATTATTTCTAAGATGAAATCAAAGTATCCGGATTTATTGAAAAATATGTCTTCTAAGAGTAACTTGGCCGATTACGTTTACCCAGCAGCATACGATTTAAATAAAGTGACAGATGTTACTGATTTAATGACGAAATTGTTGGCAACTTCAGATAAACAACTAAAGTCGTATTATAAAGACTTGAACAAAGATGGTATAAATAAGCCTGCTGTTATAACATTGATGGCTACTTCGGGTAAAAGCGAATTTGAACATCGTTTGGCTTTTGTCAACAAAATTGCGCCATATGCTCAGACACTCAGTAAGAAATATGGTATCTTAGCATCAATATCCATAGCTCAAGCGGCACATGAATCAAACTGGGATAACTCAAAGCTATCATCTAAATACAATAACTATTTTGGTGTTAAAACTCAGGATGAGACAGCAGGAAAATCAGTTGTTTTGGAAACGACTGAGTATGTTGATGGGAAACCTGAGACACAAAAAGCACGTTTTGCTGTGTATAGTGATTGGAAAGATAGCATGAAAGAACATGCTGAGACATTAGTGAATGGTAATACTTGGAATCCTAATCAGTTCCAAGATGTATTGGATGCAAAAAACTACAAGGAAGCCGCTAAAGCTCTGTATAAGGATTCATATGCAACCGATGTTAATTATCCAAAATTGATTATAAATTTGATAGAGACATGGAATTTACAACGTTTTGATAAATAAAAAATGTACCCGATCATCTAGACATTTTAGATGATCGGGTTTTAATATACGATATAACTGGATATGTTTTCAATTTTTATTTCTTATTTAATTTTAATATTTTAAAAAAATGATGTAAATTTACAAAAATTATCGTGTAAATGATTGTATTGTACTTAATAAAAGTAAGTGCACACCAATAGTAATAAAGATTATCAGTAATTTTATAACGTAAACTTTTTCATGATTTTTATTCAAAATTTTTAATAAATTAACAAGTATTTGAAAACGTTTACAGAAATTGTAAAAAAAGACTTGTGTAAACGGTTTCACTAATGTAAAATAAACAGTGTTAAAAAATGATGTGTTGCAGAACATCATATGAAAAAGGAGCAATATTTAGCATGAGTTTAGCAATTTTACTGGCCCTAGTGCCGGCACTAGCTTGGGGTTCCGTTGGAATCGTCAACACAAAAATGGGGGGAACAGCAGGGCAACAGACCTTAGGTATGACTTTTGGTGCTTTGATATTTGGCCTAGCAACAATGTTTTTCTTTGTCATGCCACGCCACATCGAATTAAGCAGTCATATTTGGGTTGTCGGTATTGTTTCTGGATTGGTTTGGGCAGTTGGAACAGCAGGACAGTTTTTGGCTATCAAGGATTTGGGCGTTTCGCTTGCTATTCCATTGTCAACAGCCGGTCAAATTGTAGCAAATGCTTTAATGGCTGCTGCTGTCTTAGGCGAATGGAAGACTGCTAAAATGTGGGCAATTGGTGTGATTTCAATCATTACGGTTGTTATCGGTGCAACTTTAATTTCAGCACGTGATAAAGCAAAAAACAGCGCAGGAATTGAAGCACAAGAGCAAAAAAAGGACTGGACTAAAGGGCTTATCTACCTGATTGTTTCAACCATCGGATTCATGTTCTATTTTGTTTTACCAAACTTCTTAAACAAAGTTGGTTACATCTCTGATGCCATTAAAGCACGTGGTAATGGTGTCGATTATATGACCGCCATTGTTGGACCACAAGCTATCGGTCAAGTTATTGGTGCCTTTCTAATTGTTGCCTTCGTTTTGAAAGAATCAAGTATCATGTTTAAGTTACCAACTTGGCGTAACATTGTAACAGGTTTAGTTTGGGCTGCTGGTAATATTTTCATGTTCATCTCAGCTGCCAATCCTGATGTTGGTCAAACTATCGCGACAACATTCTCACAATTAGGTATTATTGTTGGTACTTTTGGTGGTATCTATATATTAGGAGAGAAGAAGTCAAGTTATCAGATGAAGTTAATTGTGATCGGTACAATATTAGTTGTTATTGGCGCAATTATCATCGGCAATATTTATACTTTCGCATAATATGAAACGTCTGAACCATTGTTCAGACGTTTTTTAATGCAATAAAAAAGCACCTAGGCAGGTGCTTTTTGAATACTGAACTTATTTAGTTACGTTAATAATTTCAACGTCAATGCTAATACCATTTGGCAATGGAACAGCAACGGTTTCTCCGACCTTTTTACCAATTAAGGCATTAGCCATTGGAGACTCGTTAGAAATTTTTCCTGCCAAAGGATCAGCTTCTACAGAACCAACGATAGCATATGTTTCAGGTTCTTCATTTGGTAATTCTTTGAATGTCACCGTCTTACCTAATGAAACTTCGTCCTTAGCTGTTGCATTAGAATCAATGATTTCAGCATTATCAATCATATTTTTTAATGTTTGAATGCGTCCTTCAACAAAGGCTTGTTCATCTTTAGCTGATTGATATTCCGAGTTTTCTGATAAGTCACCGTATGATCTTGCAATCTGAATACGTTTTGTAATTTCTGGTCGTTGATTAGCAATAAGATCTTCCAACTCAAGTTGAAGCTTGTCACGGCCTTCAGCAGTCATTGGATATGTTTTTTCTTCAGACATAAGTGTTTCCTTTCAATTTGCGCTTTTTTCCGCAAAATATAACGGAAAAAGCATATCATGTGTGGATTTTTTTTGCAATAGATTTTCGATTAATTATTAATAATAGCAATAAGGCGAGTAAGCTAATTATTACACCGTAATAGAAAAGAGGTGGTGTATATACAAAGGATATTTTATGAAGGCCAGGTTTTGTTTTTACTGCTATAAAATAATTAGCTACTTTGGTCGTTTTGACTGTTTTACCATCAACCTTAACTTGCCAGCCTGGAATTGACGGAAT contains:
- a CDS encoding acetate/propionate family kinase; the protein is MAKTMAVNAGSSSLKFQLLEMPAEQVIAQGVIERIGMDDAIVTIKYGAEINAERLVGHSEDDEHITLSKDGKGKKYENVTAIKNHQQAINFMLQKLTDLGIIKDFNEITGVGHRVVAGGEWFNHSVVVTDEVLAKIDRLADYAPLHNPANAMGIRAFQKLLPDALSVAVFDTSFHQTMPDENFLYALPYEYYTRYGARKYGAHGTSHRYVASRAAELLGKDLKSLKLITLHLGAGASITAIKDGKSLDTSMGFSPLAGVAMATRSGDVDASLVYYIQEREGLSNEEMLNILNKKSGLLGISTISSDMRDLLDVQDTNEHADMAIRIFINRVVKYVGQYVAEMGDVDAIVFTAGIGENSVPVRKMIIDKLNYFGVKLDEEKNNVRGKEVEISTNDSKVKALLIPTNEELMIARDVESLKA
- a CDS encoding glycoside hydrolase family 73 protein; this translates as MQSRKERHQHEIKNAEAIEKGLDPFADTMNSGNKGGSPRKKRKKPNRLILLLLLLVIVIGLFFGLKVLLTDNTAALDPNDTTFKTVKIPSGSTPSQMAKALQKQKVIKSSEAFYKYSLKHGAEDLQAGTYKISPSQTVQLIFKQLTMGPNAGPQLGKGYVLVATGQDQAAIAKNVASETKLSQDKVNKAFGDKSIISKMKSKYPDLLKNMSSKSNLADYVYPAAYDLNKVTDVTDLMTKLLATSDKQLKSYYKDLNKDGINKPAVITLMATSGKSEFEHRLAFVNKIAPYAQTLSKKYGILASISIAQAAHESNWDNSKLSSKYNNYFGVKTQDETAGKSVVLETTEYVDGKPETQKARFAVYSDWKDSMKEHAETLVNGNTWNPNQFQDVLDAKNYKEAAKALYKDSYATDVNYPKLIINLIETWNLQRFDK
- a CDS encoding GRP family sugar transporter encodes the protein MSLAILLALVPALAWGSVGIVNTKMGGTAGQQTLGMTFGALIFGLATMFFFVMPRHIELSSHIWVVGIVSGLVWAVGTAGQFLAIKDLGVSLAIPLSTAGQIVANALMAAAVLGEWKTAKMWAIGVISIITVVIGATLISARDKAKNSAGIEAQEQKKDWTKGLIYLIVSTIGFMFYFVLPNFLNKVGYISDAIKARGNGVDYMTAIVGPQAIGQVIGAFLIVAFVLKESSIMFKLPTWRNIVTGLVWAAGNIFMFISAANPDVGQTIATTFSQLGIIVGTFGGIYILGEKKSSYQMKLIVIGTILVVIGAIIIGNIYTFA
- the greA gene encoding transcription elongation factor GreA, whose amino-acid sequence is MSEEKTYPMTAEGRDKLQLELEDLIANQRPEITKRIQIARSYGDLSENSEYQSAKDEQAFVEGRIQTLKNMIDNAEIIDSNATAKDEVSLGKTVTFKELPNEEPETYAIVGSVEADPLAGKISNESPMANALIGKKVGETVAVPLPNGISIDVEIINVTK